One segment of Enterobacter ludwigii DNA contains the following:
- a CDS encoding SDR family oxidoreductase codes for MGRLAGKYTLITGGTSGIGLATAQEFIAEGAHVAVTGRNPDTLAEAQRILGDNAWVIPTDAGDIAAQKALADTLASRWPRLDAVFINAGDVTHGLLEEWQEDAWDRLMGINLKGPFFLIQALLPLLNNPSSVILCGSVSARIGLPASSVYAASKAGLLSLARTLSGELLPRGIRVNGLSPGPVETPAFNKTGLSEEALKAMLGDITKLVPLGRMGTPTELAKAALYLASDESRYMVGTELLVDGGMGNL; via the coding sequence ATGGGTCGTTTAGCAGGTAAATATACGCTGATTACCGGCGGTACTTCCGGTATTGGTCTCGCTACCGCGCAGGAATTTATTGCCGAAGGGGCGCACGTTGCTGTCACCGGACGTAACCCGGATACCCTTGCCGAAGCACAACGCATTCTGGGCGATAATGCCTGGGTTATTCCGACCGATGCGGGTGACATCGCCGCGCAAAAAGCGCTGGCGGACACGCTCGCCTCTCGCTGGCCACGTCTTGATGCCGTGTTTATTAACGCCGGCGATGTGACGCACGGGCTGCTTGAAGAGTGGCAGGAAGACGCCTGGGATCGCCTGATGGGCATCAACCTTAAAGGACCGTTCTTTTTGATTCAGGCCCTGCTGCCGCTGCTCAATAATCCCTCCTCTGTGATCCTGTGCGGGTCCGTGAGCGCCCGCATCGGGCTGCCTGCCAGCAGCGTTTATGCCGCCAGCAAGGCGGGATTACTGTCGCTGGCACGCACGCTGTCAGGGGAGTTGTTGCCGCGCGGTATTCGCGTCAACGGCCTGAGCCCGGGTCCGGTAGAAACACCGGCATTTAATAAAACGGGGTTAAGCGAGGAAGCGCTCAAGGCGATGCTGGGGGATATCACCAAACTTGTGCCGCTGGGCAGAATGGGCACGCCGACGGAGCTGGCGAAAGCCGCGCTCTATCTTGCCTCTGACGAATCGCGCTATATGGTGGGAACGGAACTGCTGGTCGACGGCGGAATGGGAAACCTGTAG
- a CDS encoding winged helix-turn-helix transcriptional regulator, translated as MAESLTIPCEKKSEVYLCPMTQFVNLISGKWAIPVLYRLIMLNAPVRFGDLLRAAAPITQKELTKQLRLFEQRGLVSRTIYPEIPPRVEYQITALGLTLQSALSPLADWMSEYGDRLEK; from the coding sequence ATGGCGGAATCACTCACTATACCCTGTGAAAAAAAATCTGAGGTTTATCTCTGCCCGATGACGCAGTTTGTAAACCTGATTTCCGGTAAGTGGGCCATCCCGGTGCTCTATCGCCTGATTATGCTCAATGCACCGGTCCGGTTTGGCGATCTGCTGCGTGCCGCCGCCCCCATCACGCAAAAAGAGCTCACGAAGCAGTTGCGCCTGTTTGAGCAGCGCGGGCTGGTGTCGCGCACTATCTACCCGGAGATCCCACCGCGAGTGGAGTATCAGATAACCGCGCTGGGATTAACCCTCCAGAGCGCGCTCTCCCCGCTGGCCGACTGGATGAGCGAATACGGCGATCGCCTTGAAAAGTAA
- the agp gene encoding bifunctional glucose-1-phosphatase/inositol phosphatase, with product MRKALLALAIAGSITVTSGVQAQETPEGYQLEQVLIMSRHNLRAPLANNGSVLEQSTPKQWPEWEVPGGQLTTKGGVLEVYMGHYMREWLAQQGMVKTGECPAADSVYAYANSLQRTVATAQFFITGAFPGCDVPVHHQEKIGTMDPTFNPVITDNSPEFREKALKAMETERQKMQLGESYKLLEQMTNYADSPSCKEKNVCSLAEAKDTFSADYEKEPGVSGPLKVGNSLVDAFTLQYYEGFPADQVAWGEIKTDQQWRVLSQLKNGYQDSLFTSTEVAQNVAKPLVKYIDQALVTGQAKAPKITLLVGHDSNIASLLTALDFKPYQLHDQHERTPIGGKIVFQRWHDKNANQELMKIEYVYQSADQLRNASVLSLDAPAQRVTLELKGCPVDANGFCPIDKFNAVMNNAAK from the coding sequence ATGAGAAAAGCACTACTCGCGCTGGCAATCGCCGGTTCCATAACAGTGACATCTGGCGTGCAGGCGCAAGAGACGCCGGAAGGGTATCAGCTGGAACAAGTTTTAATCATGAGTCGCCATAATTTGCGCGCGCCGCTCGCCAACAATGGCAGCGTGCTCGAGCAATCCACACCGAAGCAGTGGCCAGAATGGGAGGTGCCAGGCGGCCAGCTCACCACCAAAGGTGGCGTGCTTGAAGTCTATATGGGCCACTATATGCGCGAGTGGCTGGCACAGCAGGGAATGGTGAAAACCGGCGAGTGCCCGGCCGCGGATAGCGTATATGCCTATGCCAACAGCCTGCAGCGCACTGTCGCCACCGCGCAGTTCTTTATCACCGGCGCCTTCCCGGGGTGCGATGTGCCTGTGCATCATCAGGAAAAAATAGGCACCATGGATCCGACCTTTAACCCAGTGATTACGGATAACTCACCTGAATTCCGTGAAAAAGCGCTGAAGGCGATGGAAACTGAGCGGCAGAAAATGCAGCTTGGCGAGAGCTACAAGCTGCTGGAGCAGATGACGAATTACGCCGATTCACCGTCCTGTAAAGAGAAGAACGTGTGCTCGCTGGCGGAGGCGAAAGATACCTTCAGCGCTGACTATGAAAAAGAACCTGGCGTATCGGGTCCGTTAAAAGTCGGTAACTCGCTGGTGGATGCCTTCACGCTGCAGTATTACGAAGGCTTCCCGGCAGACCAGGTTGCCTGGGGTGAAATTAAAACCGATCAACAGTGGCGCGTGTTGTCGCAGCTGAAAAATGGCTATCAGGACTCGCTGTTTACCTCCACCGAGGTGGCGCAAAACGTGGCCAAACCGCTGGTGAAGTATATCGACCAGGCCCTCGTCACCGGGCAGGCGAAAGCGCCGAAAATCACCCTGCTGGTGGGGCATGATTCCAATATCGCGTCGCTGCTTACGGCGCTGGATTTCAAACCGTACCAGCTGCATGACCAGCACGAGCGGACGCCAATTGGCGGGAAAATTGTTTTCCAGCGCTGGCATGATAAAAACGCCAACCAGGAGCTCATGAAGATTGAGTATGTCTATCAGAGCGCCGACCAGTTGCGTAACGCCAGCGTATTATCACTGGATGCGCCGGCACAGCGTGTGACGCTGGAGCTGAAGGGGTGTCCGGTTGATGCGAACGGTTTTTGCCCAATCGATAAATTCAATGCGGTGATGAATAACGCGGCGAAATAG
- a CDS encoding YccJ family protein produces the protein MPTQESKAHRVGEWASLRNTSPEIAEAIFEVANYDEKLAEQIWEEGSDEVLERAFGKTDKDALFWGEQTIERKNV, from the coding sequence ATGCCAACTCAAGAATCCAAAGCCCACCGCGTGGGTGAATGGGCAAGTTTACGCAACACCTCTCCGGAGATCGCCGAAGCCATTTTTGAAGTCGCGAACTATGACGAGAAGCTGGCAGAGCAGATTTGGGAAGAAGGCAGCGATGAAGTGCTGGAACGTGCCTTCGGGAAAACGGACAAAGACGCGCTCTTCTGGGGTGAGCAAACCATCGAACGTAAAAACGTCTGA
- the wrbA gene encoding NAD(P)H:quinone oxidoreductase yields MAKVLVLYYSMYGHIETMAHAVAEGANRVDGVEVVVKRVPETMQAEAFAKAGGKTQNAPVATPQELADYDAIIFGTPTRFGNMSGQMRTFLDQTGGLWASGALYGKLASVFSSTGTGGGQEQTITSTWTTLAHHGMVIVPIGYGAQELFDISQVRGGTPYGATTIAGGDGSRQPSNEELTIARYQGEYVAGLAKKLNG; encoded by the coding sequence ATGGCAAAAGTTCTGGTGCTCTATTATTCCATGTATGGACACATTGAAACCATGGCTCACGCGGTAGCAGAAGGTGCAAACAGAGTGGACGGCGTAGAAGTTGTGGTGAAACGCGTACCGGAAACGATGCAGGCTGAGGCGTTCGCCAAAGCCGGGGGGAAAACACAAAATGCCCCGGTTGCCACCCCGCAGGAACTGGCTGATTACGATGCCATTATTTTCGGCACCCCTACCCGATTTGGCAATATGTCAGGCCAGATGCGGACCTTCCTCGATCAAACCGGAGGACTTTGGGCATCCGGAGCGTTATACGGCAAACTCGCCAGCGTCTTCAGCTCCACCGGGACCGGCGGCGGTCAGGAGCAGACGATTACGTCAACCTGGACTACCCTTGCTCATCATGGGATGGTGATTGTGCCGATTGGCTACGGCGCGCAGGAACTGTTTGATATTTCCCAGGTTCGTGGCGGGACACCGTACGGCGCCACCACCATTGCCGGTGGCGATGGCTCCCGACAGCCGAGCAACGAAGAGCTCACTATCGCCCGCTATCAGGGTGAGTATGTCGCAGGCCTCGCCAAAAAACTGAACGGCTAA